A window of Scophthalmus maximus strain ysfricsl-2021 chromosome 10, ASM2237912v1, whole genome shotgun sequence contains these coding sequences:
- the ptpn20 gene encoding tyrosine-protein phosphatase non-receptor type 13 isoform X1 → MSSTFVTLAEVLEARGGPLLEEEVWSLLLGTAESLVDVSYKGHNNMCSIISPTSLLLSATGTLAFKNCGLSDNVSTFTAPEMLQGRASSTKPAIERVLVYSLGMTLYWSVDFHLPQNQPVQLSDHLNSLLLSMCEDLAHRRVNLNSILEACESQHKASILPPPAKVIRHLVEEVFHESMDHGSLPDSNVPLSGRSQMIRERLHGKRGPFSDFSEGSPEGRRYSTDSDSKSGSLPQRSWKQRPRSSPTPLYQSSLDRLPRGVRHRDSNCSWVGRSPHHDISPKTSGRSHSPSITFSESSLSLSQRKSKALGPEFIRMPDEQQTVLELPGSIVSRKGRSCASQREVTVVLPNGQYVVVRCDIKSRARDVFDMVVAHANLVEHFYFGLAFLDDDEYFFLDHETKISKVAPDSWKKGQISSFFVFLRVKFFVDDISFILHRLTRHQYYLQLRKDILEDRLYCNEETGLFLAALALQAEFGDYMSELYGKNYYQPEHYVSKRMLEKLALPSLREELPRLHASHAQMVPDEAETEYLKIAQQLSEYGVMFHRVGREKRPLIGELVLGVCVKGIIVYEMKNHFRAVTRRFLWRETDSIATGRRKLIIECGGPSGKKHIFITESSKIAQYLLNLCSAQHKFHSEMTSRQLNHTMIPDENLDKYMSVYRGRNLNLKQMSCSEGMLHHIGLTPGQPDSLSKSCDDLTAKLEARLRQQREMRRQMSRELNKEPPETGDLRDMKDRQCWSTSEPIPRMMSSVSLHKQDSDASSSVRVDTPTRTPPEREIVCVTLKKDPKLGFGFVIVGEDNTGKLDLGIFIASIVPDGPADRDGRIKPGGRLISLNKTSLEGVTFSDAAAILQSSPEEVELIVSQPKQSLRDLKNSLSQSTMGLALEKGFGSQTTLSGTEFRPAMEELEDAITLSNMATPKQSRRLHIPVVRIHDAQDACSRSPSILSLKTGERFIVELKKSNGSLGISVAGGINTNVRYGGIYIKTLVLGGAAEQDGRIQIGDRLLEVDGSNLRGVTHHQAVECLKRTGEVVNLLLDREPMVILEPRTDSPCPPLAHSQSHIQPPRTEVSMETTLSGRAKDYSFVTDENTHEVVLRKSLSGLGFSFNISQLHSAQDRGSVVRIKRLFPGQPALESGLLREGDVILSVNRESVKDLSYQRVLFLLRGAPSEVHLLICRPGPGVLYDLDDNTLITAAKREFRSQSLDIRLGEDYSQLLRFQYEVNITAQKQAANQEEDLTNTAEINPEPPAAPALLESQESPNGGVPVNQTPPPPPRSPPSPTSPTSPPSPVSPASPVSPASPTSPASHTYGSPPAPAESQSILRNPEEQQEVEAKEKEKDVEEEVATTSSSTVILMDVCPKTASNAVYASGVREDADGSVTYCLMGNGLTIMADEEYLTISSTMEPAHSFPSSLATHTPTTTLAAPGSQTSNSSCSFSSQNPDLGPHVPATTISPLSLSSDTLTTCSLAHPSQPLTTQPPKAKHHPIQQGRLPSHYKAFSESSRPVGPPPQPPAPPLTPITAQIISSVPPCVSPPAPMLQPTVLPTPVQSHTQLREEPEKKKREYKDDDEEDDEEEAESRRKGLVKEFELTVVLTKSRSGSFGFTITRSKLDNCYYIQEILDNPAKADGRLRAGDRLVTVNRHDVTSVADDVAMTILRSSPRRLSMTLGRAVSNLVAPPSCDSLPDIVLYKTPSGQLGIKLTGGIGSKWQGIYCLEVVQGSPASEEGSVQPNDKILYICGRCTLGMTLEDAVKACEIAPRKVKLKILREDQPVTPKAKWNGLFDWKKERKSFARFEEPVSPERDSPTEEDEALCRTAGKFRCLSLSQEQDSCIMQVEFTKPDGGGLGFALVGGTNGSMLRVKEICSGGVAEQDGRLRVGDIVLEVNGVIVSGLSHSKVVDILRKAEGTVQLTICRDILPLSYSESPTLLNMSSQTEAIVAEPPAPDTRSSPDDMLNRPVEHPPEATPDPVVKETGVILTSPPPPPRRLTIVTDETEIIQESCNSTPSHQACCPSLNVTDMLHGASDRKQIVTKLLDQSCKDIRKIQSDGWSSEEEDDDVFGATEQEMTSPHTGPPIVSEDELASLALISPARTSQDSGCRVKALIQILQHQVDEQELVKEFMALEHLKPSDNCLVGKAPENRDKNRYRDILPYDKTRVAIGENQDYINASYIRMQFGDEEFFYISCQGPLPSTVSAFWQMIWENKSDVIAMMTQEVERGRIKCHKYWPEKLGMPLDTGRYQIHLENQQHLDYFHIKVIRMVEMETNETHSVRHLKFTHWPDHGVPHCSEQLVRFLRYLRAVHHKGPVTAHCSAGIGRTGVLICTDIILSLIEKDLPINVSDIVKEMRLQRHGMIQTKEQYLFCYKVWLEVLQGILQLHSNQWQPDSPRDHKLV, encoded by the exons ATGAGCAGCACATTTGTCACATTAGCCGAGGTACTGGAGGCACGAGGGGGacctctgctggaggaggaggtctggtcCCTGCTGCTGGGCACTGCAGAGTCTTTAGTGGATGTCTCCTATAAGG gtcaCAACAATATGTGTAGTATCATAAGCCCCAcctccctgctgctgtcagCCACTGGTACCTTAGCGTTTAAGAACTGTGGCCTATCAGATAACGTGTCCACCTTCACCGCTCCAGAAATGCTGCAGGGCCGTGCCAGCTCAACCAAACCTGCCATAGAGAGG GTGCTGGTGTATTCACTGGGTATGACTCTCTACTGGTCAGTTGATTTTCACCTACCTCAAAATCAG CCGGTCCAGTTGAGTGACCATCTAAacagcctcctcctcagcatGTGTGAGGACCTGGCCCACCGCAGGGTAAACCTCAACTCCATCCTGGAAGCCTGCGAGTCTCAGCATAAAGCCTCCATCCTGCCACCGCCCGCCAAAGTCATCAGACATCTGGTGGAGGAGGTTTTTCATGAATCA ATGGACCATGGCTCTTTGCCAGACAGTAACGTCCCTTTGAGTGGCAGGAGTCAGATGATCAGAGAGAGGCTTCATG GAAAGAGAGGGCCATTTTCAGACTTCAGCGAAGGGAGTCCTGAAGGGAGGAGATACTCAACGGACTCTGACTCAAAGTCAG ggAGTTTACCTCAGAGATCTTGGAAACAAAGACCAAGGAGCTCTCCCACACCATTGTACCAATCTTCTTTAGACAG acTTCCCCGCGGGGTTCGTCACAGGGACAGCAACTGCAGTTGGGTTGGTAGAAGCCCCCACCATGACATCTCTCCCAAAACATCAGGCAGATCGCACAGTCCCTCCATCACCTTCAGCGAGTCCTCACTCAGTCTGAGCCAGAGGAAATCTAAG GCTTTGGGCCCCGAGTTCATCAGAATGCcagatgaacaacagactgttCTCGAGCTTCCAGGATCCATTGTG TCCAGAAAGGGCCGTTCATGTGCGTCTCAGAGAGAAGTGACAGTGGTGCTGCCTAACGGACAGTATGTGGTGGTCCGCTGTGACATTAAGTCCAGAGCAAGAGATGTGTTTGACATGGTGGTGGCTCATGCAAACTTGGTGGAACACTTCTACTTTGGTCTTGCCTTCCTAGATG ATGatgaatatttctttttggACCATGAAACAAAAATCTCCAAGGTTGCGCCTGACAGTTGGAAAAAGGGGCAGATATCCTCCTTCTTCGTGTTTCTTCGAGTGAAATTTTTTGTTGATGACATTTCCTTCATTTT GCACAGACTGACGCGTCACCAGTACTACTTACAGCTGCGTAAGGATATCTTGGAGGACAGGCTTTACTGTAATGAGGAGACAGGCTTGTTCTTAGCTGCTCTTGCTCTGCAGGCTGAGTTTGGGGATTACATGTCAGAG TTGTATGGTAAGAATTATTACCAGCCAGAGCATTATGTGTCCAAGAGGATGCTGGAGAAGCTTGCCCTGCCCAGTCTCAGGGAAGAGTTGCCAAGACTACATGCAAGTCATGCCCAGATGGTGCCTGACGAGGCAGAAACAGAGTACCTGaag ATCGCCCAGCAGCTGTCTGAGTATGGGGTTATGTTCCACCgtgtggggagagagaaaaggccaTTGATTGGAGAGTTGGTGTTGGGAGTCTGTGTCAAAGGAATCATCGTATACGAGATGAAGAACCACTTCCGGGCTGTCACCAGGCGCTTCCTCTGGAGGGAAACGGACTCCATAGCCACTGGG CGGCGCAAACTGATTATAGAGTGCGGAGGGCCAAGTgggaaaaagcacatttttatAACAGAAAGCTCAAAAATAGCACAGTACCTCCTGAACCTCTGCTCGGCACAGCACAAATTTCACAGCGAGATGACATCACGACAACTTAACCACACCATGATACCAG ATGAAAACCTAGACAAGTACATGTCTGTCTACCGGGGCCGCAACTTGAACCTGAAGCAGATGTCCTGCTCAGAGGGCATGTTGCACCATATCGGTCTGACACCTGGTCAACCAGACTCCCTCTCCAAGTCCTGCGACGACCTGACGGCCAAGCTGGAGGCCCGACTCCGccagcagagagagatgaggaggcaGATGAGCAGAGAGCTGAACAAAGAGCCCCCTGAAACAGGAGACCTCAGGGACATGAAGGATCGACAGTGTTGGAG CACTTCAGAGCCAATTCCCAGAATGATGTCCAGCGTCTCGCTACACAAGCAAGACTCTGACGCCTCTTCCTCTGTACGAG TTGATACACCAACCCGGACcccaccagagagagagatagtctGTGTGACCCTGAAAAAAGATCCCAAACTGGGCTTTG GCTTTGTGATCGTGGGAGAGGACAATACAGGTAAACTTGACCTTGGGATCTTCATTGCCTCCATTGTGCCTGATGGGCCTGCGGACAGAGATGGACGTATCAAACCCG gtgGAAGACTCATCTCACTAAACAAGACTAGTTTGGAAGGGGTGACATTCAGTGACGCTGCTGCCATCTTACAGAGCAGCCCTGAAGAGGTGGAGCTCATTGTGTCCCAGCCTAAAC AGTCTCTGAGGGATCTTAAGAATTCCTTGAGTCAAAGCACCATGGGTTTGGCATTGGAAAAGGGCTTCGGGTCACAGACCACTCTGAGTGGCACAGAGTTCCGTCCTGCCATGGAGGAACTGGAGGATGCAATCACTCTGTCCAACATGGCAACCCCAAAGCAGAGCAGGAGGCTTCACATTCCTGTTGTGAGGATCCATGATGCCCAG gaTGCGTGTTCCAGGTCCCCGTCTATCTTAAGTTTGAAAACTGGCGAGCGGTTTATAGTGGAGCTCAAGAAAAGCAATGGTAGTCTTGGAATCAGTGTTGCC GGAGGTATTAACACCAATGTGCGATACGGTGGCATCTACATCAAGACTCTGGTGCTAGGAGGCGCTGCAGAGCAGGACGGGCGCATTCAGATCG GTGACAGACTGCTGGAGGTTGACGGGTCTAACCTGAGGGGCGTGACTCACCACCAAGCTGTCGAGTGCCTGAAGAGGACTGGGgag GTGGTGAACCTGCTGTTGGACAGGGAGCCCATGGTAATCTTGGAGCCCAGAACTGACTCACCCTGCCCCCCATTAGCCCACAGTCAGTCACACATACAGCCCCCCAGGACTGAGGTCTCCATGGAAACGACCTTGAGTGGTCGCGCCAAGGACTACAGCTTTGTGACTGATG AAAACACACATGAAGTTGTGCTAAGGAAGAGTTTGTCCGGACTCGGCTTCAGCTTTAACATCTCACAGCTGCATTCGGCGCAAGACCGCGGCAGCGTGGTGCGCATCAAGCGCCTGTTCCCGGGTCAGCCGGCGCTAGAGAGTGGCCTGCTGCGAGAAGGAGACGTCATCCTGTCTGTCAACAGAGAGTCAGTGAAGGACCTCTCTTACCAG aggGTTTTGTTCCTACTACGTGGAGCTCCGTCTGAAGTTCATCTGCTGATTTGCCGCCCAGGTCCTGGAGTACTATATGATTTAGATGATAACACACTG ATTACTGCAGCCAAGCGTGAGTTTCGATCCCAGTCTCTGGACATCCGACTAGGAGAGGACTACAGCCAGCTCCTGAGGTTTCAGTATGAGGTCAACATAACGGCCCAAAAGCAAGCCGCCAACCAGGAGGAAGATCTGACCAACACAGCAGAGATTAACCCGGAACCCCCTGCAGCTCCAGCACTCCTGGAAAGCCAGGAGAGTCCGAACGGCGGAGTGCCGGTCAACCAaactcctccaccacctccccgCTCACCCCCGTCACCGACGTCACCcacatcacctccatcaccagtCTCGCCGGCGTCACCTGTCTCACCGGCATCACCCACATCACCTGCATCACACACCTATGGCTCTCCGCCAGCTCCAGCTGAGTCTCAATCAATCCTGAGGAATCCAGAGGAGCAACAGGAAGTAGAGGccaaggagaaggaaaaggacgTGGAAGAGGAGGTTGCAACGACATCGAGTTCAACTGTGATACTTATGGATGTCTGTCCCAAGACCGCTTCAAACGCTGTATATGCCAG TGGGGTCAGAGAGGATGCAGATGGGAGTGTGACCTACTGCCTCATGGGAAATGGGCTAACTATCATGGCAGATGAAGAGTACCTGACCATCAGCTCTACCATGGAGCCTGCTCACAGCTTCCCCTCCAGTCTGGCCACTCACACCCCAACAACCACCCTCGCGGCCCCTGGCTCTCAAACCTCCAACAGTTCCTGTAGTTTCAGCTCTCAGAATCCAGACCTCGGCCCGCATGTCCCAGCTACCACCATCTCGCCCCTCAGCCTCTCGTCTGACACCCTGACCACCTGCTCCCTGGCCCATCCATCCCAGCCGCTCACGACTCAGCCACCGAAAGCCAAACATCACCCGATCCAGCAGGGGCGTCTTCCAAGTCACTACAAAGCCTTTTCTGAGAGCAGCCGGCCTGTGGGGCCTCCGCCTCAACCTCCTGCTCCACCGCTGACCCCTATCACGGCCCAGATCATCTCTTCTGTTCCGCCCTGTGTCAGTCCGCCTGCCCCGATGCTGCAACCAACAGTGCTACCCACTCCTGTCCAGAGCCATACACAGCTGAGGGAAgagccagagaagaaaaaaagggaatacaaggacgatgatgaggaggatgacgaggaagaggcagagagtcGCAGAAAG GGATTGGTAAAGGAGTTTGAACTGACAGTGGTTCTTACCAAGTCCCGGAGTGGAAGCTTTGGGTTCACCATCACGCGCAGCAAGCTGGACAACTGCTACTACATACAGGAGATATTGGACAACCCTGCCAAGGCAGATGGACGACTCAGGGCCGGCGACAGACTCGTCACT GTGAACAGGCATGATGTCACCAGTGTGGCAGACGATGTTGCCATGACGATTCTCAGGTCATCTCCAAGAAGACTGAGCATGACCCTTGGGAGGGCGGTTTCCAACCTGGTGGCCCCACCGTCCTGCGACAGCCTGCCTGATATTGTTCTGTACAAGACACCTTCAGGGCAACTCG GTATAAAGCTAACAGGGGGCATTGGCAGCAAATGGCAGGGCATCTACTGTCTGGAGGTGGTGCAAGGCTCCCCAGCCAGCGAGGAGGGGAGCGTCCAACCCAATGACAAGATCCTCTACATCTGCGGCAGGTGCACCCTGGGCATGACGCTAGAGGATGCAGTCAAAGCCTGTGAGATCGCCCCTCGTAAAGTCAAACTTAAAATCCTCAG AGAGGACCAGCCAGTGACCCCCAAGGCTAAGTGGAACG GCCTGTTTGActggaaaaaggaaaggaagtcCTTTGCTCGTTTTGAAGAGCCCGTCTCCCCAGAGAGAGACTCACCCACCGAAGAGG atgaGGCTTTGTGTAGGACTGCCGGTAAAttcagatgtctctctctcagccaaGAACAGGAC AGTTGCATCATGCAAGTGGAGTTCACGAAACCAGACGGAGGAGGCCTTGGTTTTGCTTTGGTTGGAGGGACCAATGGGAGCATGCTCAGAGTGAAGGAAATTTGCTCGGGTGGAGTGGCTGAGCAGGACGGCCGGCTGAGAGTGGGAGACATTGTATTAGAG GTGAACGGTGTGATTGTTTCGGGCCTGAGCCACAGCAAAGTGGTGGATATCCTGCGTAAAGCTGAGGGCACTGTGCAACTCACCATCTGCAGAGACATCCTGCCCCTGAGCTACTCCGAATCACCCACTCTGCTCAACATGTCCTCACAGACTGAAGCTATTGTAGCCGAGCCACCGGCCCCCGATACCCGCTCCTCACCTGACGACATGCTGAATAGGCCAGTTGAGCATCCGCCTG AGGCGACTCCAGACCCCGTGGTCAAAGAAACGGGTGTTATCCTAACGTCGCCACCTCCTCCGCCACGCCGACTGACTATCGTAACGGACGAGACCGAAATCATACAG GAGAGCTGTAACAGCACCCCCTCTCATCAAGCTTGCTGCCCGTCCCTCAATGTCACTGACATGTTGCATGGAGCTTCCGACAG GAAACAAATTGTGACCAAACTTTTGGACCAGTCCTGCAAAGACATCCGGAAAATCCAGTCAGACGGCTGgagcagcgaagaagaagatgatgatgtatTTGGCGCCACCgaacaggaaatgacatcaccCCACACAG GCCCACCAATAGTGTCGGAGGACGAGCTGGCCAGCTTAGCTCTCATCAGCCCCGCTCGGACCAGCCAGGATTCAGGGTGCAGGGTCAAAGCTCTCATCCAGATTCTGCAGCATCAAGTGGACGAGCAGGAACTGGTCAAAGAGTTCATG GCTCTGGAACATCTGAAGCCCTCTGACAACTGTCTGGTGGGAAAAGCCCCCGAGAACCGGGACAAAAATCGCTACAGAGACATCCTACCCT ATGACAAGACACGTGTTGCCATTGGAGAGAACCAGGACTATATCAACGCCAGCTACATCCGCATGCAATTTGGTGACGAAGAGTTCTTCTACATCTCCTGCCAGGGCCCGCTGCCTTCCACAGTTTCAGCCTTTTGGCAGATGATCTGGGAGAACAAATCAGACGTCATTGCCATGATGACCCAGGAGGTGGAACGGGGAAGGATCAAGTGTCACAAGTACTGGCCAGAGAAGCTGGGCATGCCCCTGGACACCGGCAGGTACCAGATCCACCTGGAGAACCAACAGCACCTGGATTACTTCCACATTAAGGTCATCCgaatggtggagatggag ACCAACGAGACACATTCCGTCCGTCACCTGAAGTTCACACACTGGCCAGACCATGGCGTGCCGCACTGCTCCGAGCAGCTGGTTCGCTTCCTCCGCTACCTGAGGGCAGTGCACCACAAGGGGCCAGTGACCGCTCACTGCAGCGCCGGCATCGGACGCACAGGAGTTCTCATCTGCACTGACATCATCCTCAGTCTCATTGAGAAGGATTTACCT ATCAATGTGAGCGACATTGTGAAGGAGATGAGACTTCAGCGGCATGGAATGATTCAAACCAAG GAACAATACCTCTTCTGCTACAAAGTCTGGTTGGAGGTTTTACAGGGCATTTTACAGCTTCACAGCAACCAATGGCAACCCGATAGTCCCCGAGACCACAAACTAGTTTGA